Proteins encoded together in one Impatiens glandulifera chromosome 1, dImpGla2.1, whole genome shotgun sequence window:
- the LOC124942610 gene encoding stemmadenine O-acetyltransferase-like — protein sequence MALTKAAKEGIWLKGLVIELGLHHDQASVYCDSLSAIFLTKDQVHHERTKHIDVRYHFLRSEKRIKKLLIALEGARPEAEQVTSGHSAVNLRSRMVPPLSEHAIGNLLVLAYAYCSYEDSNDLTVMGRKVREGIQRIDDEYIRPIQGDEGYAVMMKNWMKIEELSTREDANIFRFSSWCRFPVYNVDFGMGKPVWASIGRFNNKNCAILLDSKCGDGIEAWVTMNEQDMALFQLAFVRANTSTST from the exons ATGGCCTTGACAAAAGCTGCTAAGGAGGGAATCTGGTTGAAAGGATTGGTTATTGAGTTGGGTCTACATCACGATCAGGCTTCAGTGTACTGCGACAGTTTGAGTGCAATATTCTTAACCAAGGATCAAGTTCACcatgaaagaacaaaacacattgatgtgAGGTACCATTTTCTGAGAAGTGAGAAGAGGATCAAG AAGCTGTTGATTGCCCTTGAAGGGGCAAGGCCTGAGGCAGAGCAGGTCACATCTGGGCATTCA GCGGTGAACCTAAGGAGCCGAATGGTGCCTCCATTGTCGGAGCATGCAATTGGGAATCTCCTCGTGTTGGCATATGCATATTGCAGCTACGAAGACTCCAATGATTTAACAGTGATGGGAAGGAAGGTGAGGGAAGGGATCCAGAGAATTGACGACGAGTACATAAGGCCTATTCAAGGGGATGAAGGGTATGCAGTGATGATGAAAAATTGGATGAAGATAGAGGAGCTGTCAACAAGAGAGGATGCCAATATCTTTAGATTTAGCAGTTGGTGCAGGTTTCCTGTTTATAATGTTGATTTTGGTATGGGGAAGCCTGTTTGGGCGAGCATAGGCAGATTTAACAACAAGAACTGCGCTATTCTGCTGGATTCAAAATGCGGAGACGGAATAGAAGCGTGGGTTACTATGAATGAACAAGACATGGCTCTTTTTCAGCTTGCTTTTGTTAGAGCTAATACATCAACATCAACTTAA